The DNA sequence GACTTTATAACGGAAAAGGTGAGCTTCCAGGGAAGGAGGTTTGAGCTCATCGACACGGGCGGCTTTGATCCCGATTCCGATGAAGAGCTGGCGCTTCTCATCAGGCGGCAGGTCATGCGCGCGATAGACGAGTCCGATCTGCTGGTTTTGCTTTTTGACGGCAAAGAGGGGATCTCAACGATAGACCACGAGATCGTCCACATGATGCGGGAGAAAGGGAAAGAGTATATCGTCGCCCTGAACAAGATCGATCATAAAAAACACACGGAATTTGTCCCCCTCCTGTATGAACTCGGGATCAAGAGCTATCACGAGGTATCGGCGGAGCATGGTACGGGCGTTTTGGAGCTGATGGAGGAAATTGCGAAGAGGATCGGAGAGAGAAAACCCGTTAGCGAAGGGGTTGAGCCATTCTGCAGGGTAAGCATCGTGGGGAGGCCAAACGTGGGGAAATCGACCCTCATAAATGCTCTGACAGGGCAGGAAAGAATCATCGCAAGCCCCATACCCGGTACCACGAGAGACTCGATAGACATGGAGATTTTACTTGGCGAGAGAAAAATCGTTCTCGTGGACACGGCCGGTATCAGGCCGAGAAGGAAAACCGCTGACCCCGTCGAGAAGATAATGTCCATCCGGTCGATAGACAGCATAAAGAAATCCAACATCGCCGTGCTCGTAATCGATGCGGGGAGCGGAGTCACCCACAATGACCAGCAGATCTTGAGGTACATACTGAAAGAAAACAGGGGAGCAGTCATAGCGCTAAACAAGACAGACCTCCTCGGCGAGGGATCTTTGCCGGAAGCCTTGCTCCAAGTCAGCGATTCGATCACGTTTGCCTCATTCGTGCCTTCCGTGCCCGTGTCTGCCCTGGAAGGCAAGGGGATGAGAAAGCTTTTGAGGGCTGTTATCGGGGTCTTCGACCAGTACGTGAAGCGGGTAAAGACGTCGGAACTCAACAGGAAAGCGGAGAAGTTTCTCTATAATGTCACGATACCCGGATCGAGAAGGCCCAACAGGGCCTATTACATTACCCAGACGGGGGTAGCTCCCCCTTCTTTCGTTGTATTCGTGAAAGACCCCGGGCGGGTTCCGGAGTCGTTCAACCGCTACGTGTCGAACAGGATCAGGGAGAACTTCGATTTCCGCGGCTCACCGCTCGTGATACGGTACCGGCAAAAATAGGGAATGAGAGGGTGTGCCGTATCACCTTCACCTGTCTTTCTGCCGGTTCCGATCTTTTATTCGGATAGGGCACGCAGGTTTATCTGATTTCTATTTCAATTTTGAGGGCAATCTGTTTTATAATTTCACCATACTGAGGCGCTGAAATTTTCCTCTATACCGCCTGGGCAATCGGTGGGCATCTTGATAAGAAGATAAAAACCCGCAAGGAAAACTGCATGATAATTCAATTCAGGGGCAAAACCCCTGTTGTTGGCAGAAATGTATATATAGCTCCAACAGCCGTGATCATTGGAGATGTCGCCATCGGCGATGATGCAAGCATTTGGTTCGGAACCGTCGTTAGGGGCGACGTGAACTCCATAGTAATCGGGGGCCGGACGAACGTTCAGGACAATTCGACCCTTCACGTAGTTACCGATGCTTTTCCCCTCATCATAGGAAGCGAAGTGACGGTCGGGCACAACGTCGTTTTGCACGGCTGCACCGTGGAGGACAGGTGTCTCGTTGGAATAGGCTCAACAATACTTGACGGCGCCAGGATAGGCAGGGGATCNNNNNNNNNNNNNNNNNNNNNNNNNNNNNNNNNNNNNNNNNNNNNNNNNNNNNN is a window from the Deltaproteobacteria bacterium genome containing:
- the der gene encoding ribosome biogenesis GTPase Der, with amino-acid sequence MDGLFRVAIIGRPNVGKSTLFNKMIGMRKALTFGRPGITRDFITEKVSFQGRRFELIDTGGFDPDSDEELALLIRRQVMRAIDESDLLVLLFDGKEGISTIDHEIVHMMREKGKEYIVALNKIDHKKHTEFVPLLYELGIKSYHEVSAEHGTGVLELMEEIAKRIGERKPVSEGVEPFCRVSIVGRPNVGKSTLINALTGQERIIASPIPGTTRDSIDMEILLGERKIVLVDTAGIRPRRKTADPVEKIMSIRSIDSIKKSNIAVLVIDAGSGVTHNDQQILRYILKENRGAVIALNKTDLLGEGSLPEALLQVSDSITFASFVPSVPVSALEGKGMRKLLRAVIGVFDQYVKRVKTSELNRKAEKFLYNVTIPGSRRPNRAYYITQTGVAPPSFVVFVKDPGRVPESFNRYVSNRIRENFDFRGSPLVIRYRQK
- a CDS encoding gamma carbonic anhydrase family protein; the protein is MIIQFRGKTPVVGRNVYIAPTAVIIGDVAIGDDASIWFGTVVRGDVNSIVIGGRTNVQDNSTLHVVTDAFPLIIGSEVTVGHNVVLHGCTVEDRCLVGIGSTILDGARIGRGS